The DNA segment GGGGCGTTGTCTCTTTGCCTGGGCACCTTCCTGCTTATCAACACCGTGTCGGCCATTCTTACCCAGCAGACGCGGCAGATCGGTATAATGAAGTCGATCGGTGCCCGCCGGGACCAGATTCTTGCCCTGTATCTCGCCTTGGTGGGGGCGTTTGGCGTGCTGTCGCTTGTGGTTGCCGCCCCGCTTGGTGCGCTGGCGGCGGACGCCGTTACCCGTTTCATGGCCGGGATTTTCAACTTCGACTCCGGCGGCCTCGAACTGCCGCCGCTGGTGCTGCTGCTGGAAGCGGCGGTAGCAATCCTGGTGCCGCTGGCGGCCGCCCTGTACCCCGTCTGGCGCGGCACAGGGGTTACGGTGCGCGAGGCGGTGAGCGATTACGGCATCGGCGGCGTGGAGGCCAGGGGCCGCGTGGACCGCTGGGTGGACGCCGGCCTGCGGAAACTAGGCAGGCTAAAGCGGCCGGTGGTGCTGTCACTGCGAAACACCTTCCGCCGCAAGGGCCGCCTGGCGCTGACGCTGCTGACGCTGACGGTGGCCGGCACCGTCTTCATGGCCGTCTTTGCGGTGCGGTCGTCGCTTTATTCGACCCTCGACCGGGCGCTCGAGTACTTTCGCTATGATGTTTCGATAACCTTCACCCAAAACTACCGCTCCAGCCGCATCGAGCAGGAAGTGGCGCGGGTACCGGGGGTGAAGGCGGTGGAGCCGTGGGGCTTCACCTCCGGGCGGATTCTCAAAGAAGATACCCGGCAGGCGGAGGACGAGGCCAGCAAGAATGTCTTCATTCTCGCCCCGCCGATCGATACAAAAATGGTTCAGCCGAAGGTCGTCCAGGGACGCTGGCTGGTGGCCGGAGATGAAAGCGCCCTGGTGGTCAACACCGAGGTCATCAAGGACGCCCCCGGCATCGTGGTGGGCGGCCCGGCGGTTATCAAGACCGGCAACCGCCGGCTGAAGTTTACGGTTGTGGGCATCGTGCAGAGCACGATGACCGGGCCGCTCGCGTACGCGCCTTACGACTGGCTGTCGGGGGCGATCCAGGAATCCGGGCGGTCCCGTTCCGTCCAGGTGGTGGCGGTATCAAGCAAGCCGGAAGACCAGTCCGCGCTCGGCAGAGCCCTCGAAGAGCATCTGAAGAATAACAGCCTCCGCGTTCAACAGGTCGACATAACCTGGGAGGCGAAACAGCGCATCCGGGCCCAGTTCGACATCATCACCACATTTTTGTTGATTATGGCGGTGCTGCTTGCAGTAGTCGGCGCTCTGGGTCTGACGGGGACGATGGGGATAAACGTGCTGGAGAGGACGCGCGAAATCGGGGTTATGCGGGCCATCGGCGCGTCCAGCCTGGAAATCGGCCGGGTATTCGTCGTCGAGGCTCTCTGCATAGGTCTTCTGAGCTGGCTGGCGGGGGCGCTTCTGGCCCTGCCGGTGGCGGCGCTGCTCTCATATCAAGTAGGGGTGCTGTTTTTGCAAAGTCCGCTGGCGTTCTCGTTCAGTTTTCTCGGGGTCGGCATCTGGCTGGCCCTATCAGCCGGCCTTTCGGTGATCGCCAGCCTGCTGCCGGCTTACAACGCGGCGCGGCTGAGCGTCCGGGATGTTTTGAGTTACGAGTGATAGGGGAGAAAAGGATATGGCAGTTAAGGAAAAACTGATCGCAGGCGGCGGCTGGCTAAAGCGTCATTGGCTGATCACTCTGGTTCTGGCGGCCGTGCTCGCGGCGTCCGGCTGGTGGCTTTTCGGCCGCCAGGGCGACAAGCAGGATATCCCGCCGGTGAAGGCCGACAGCCGCGTACTGGCCGAAGGCATCGTTTTTCCGGTGCGCTACGCCCAGATGGTGATGCCGGTGGACGGCACGGTAGGCGAGGTGCTGGCCAAAGAAGGCGACATTGTCCAGAGCGGGCAGCCGCTTATCCGGCTGGTGCGCCAGGACTACACGGCCCGTGTGGGCAGCGCCCGCGCCGACGTGGCCCGGGCGGGTGCGGCGGTGGAGCAGGCCAGAGTCAACCTCGCGGACGCCGAGCGGGAACTGGAACGCCATCAGCGGCTGTCGGCGGCCGGAGCGACTTCGCGGCAGCAGCTTGACCAAGCGCGGACAACGGCCGACAGGAGCCGGGCGGCGCTGGCCCAGGTCGAGGCCGACCTGGCCACCCAGCGGAGCAGG comes from the Sporomusaceae bacterium genome and includes:
- a CDS encoding efflux RND transporter periplasmic adaptor subunit codes for the protein MAVKEKLIAGGGWLKRHWLITLVLAAVLAASGWWLFGRQGDKQDIPPVKADSRVLAEGIVFPVRYAQMVMPVDGTVGEVLAKEGDIVQSGQPLIRLVRQDYTARVGSARADVARAGAAVEQARVNLADAERELERHQRLSAAGATSRQQLDQARTTADRSRAALAQVEADLATQRSRQTEAEGLLDKTELRAPMAGTVAYLDVKVGEHSSVGAVLVRIADESAWEVRSDDLTELTVAKVRVGDPVVLTFDGVPGLEIPGRVRFIRPFGEKKRGDITYTVTVAPDRWDDRLRWNMTAQLAITPSR
- a CDS encoding FtsX-like permease family protein, with protein sequence MVNRSLLSPRWRKVWADLADNKLRTLLVVLSISVGVFAVGMIYSSYLMFERDLDRSWRKALPASATLYADPFDEELVASIRSLRGVKEADGRRNVDLRVRGAGGEWKQMFLTAIPDYQKQKVNVVRPQSGVWPPGDGDVLIERSSLDALGVKEGGSITVETPAGRSRTLKVTGVVYDPSQIPSMFIGRYYGYINMDTLEKLDEPRMLDQVNFVVEPWVLKGKETAPIEAIGRRAWTKLEQGNTTVFWLQVNKPGEHQLQGAINAMLLLLAVLGALSLCLGTFLLINTVSAILTQQTRQIGIMKSIGARRDQILALYLALVGAFGVLSLVVAAPLGALAADAVTRFMAGIFNFDSGGLELPPLVLLLEAAVAILVPLAAALYPVWRGTGVTVREAVSDYGIGGVEARGRVDRWVDAGLRKLGRLKRPVVLSLRNTFRRKGRLALTLLTLTVAGTVFMAVFAVRSSLYSTLDRALEYFRYDVSITFTQNYRSSRIEQEVARVPGVKAVEPWGFTSGRILKEDTRQAEDEASKNVFILAPPIDTKMVQPKVVQGRWLVAGDESALVVNTEVIKDAPGIVVGGPAVIKTGNRRLKFTVVGIVQSTMTGPLAYAPYDWLSGAIQESGRSRSVQVVAVSSKPEDQSALGRALEEHLKNNSLRVQQVDITWEAKQRIRAQFDIITTFLLIMAVLLAVVGALGLTGTMGINVLERTREIGVMRAIGASSLEIGRVFVVEALCIGLLSWLAGALLALPVAALLSYQVGVLFLQSPLAFSFSFLGVGIWLALSAGLSVIASLLPAYNAARLSVRDVLSYE